In Actinoplanes sp. NBC_00393, a single genomic region encodes these proteins:
- a CDS encoding carbohydrate ABC transporter permease, with protein MDRATVETRALRVLRPIVITVLILVTVFPFLYMLLLSVRPIEELLQNPGRLWIGPSEWTTRTYREVLTSADSGGQGFLRFLANSAIVSLAATAVTLLVSIPGAYAVSRMRFVGRRHVHFLFLAVYLFPSILLAIPLFVLFTRLGLRGSLGGLTLVYIAQTVPVSIYMLRNYLSTIPESLEEAAALDGYSRLQTLRKVVLPLAAPAVMANALYVFMIAWNEFLFALLFLVEDRADWTVSLGLAQLSGGIEVSKTVLMAGSVVLTLPIVIIFFAAERLLTEGLTAGADKG; from the coding sequence ATGGACCGGGCCACCGTCGAGACCCGTGCGCTGCGGGTGCTGCGACCGATCGTGATCACCGTGCTGATCCTCGTCACGGTCTTCCCGTTCCTGTACATGCTGCTGCTCTCGGTCCGCCCGATCGAGGAGCTGCTGCAGAACCCGGGCCGGCTCTGGATCGGGCCGTCCGAGTGGACCACGCGCACCTACCGGGAGGTGCTCACCTCCGCGGACAGCGGCGGGCAGGGCTTCCTGCGGTTCCTGGCCAACTCGGCGATCGTGTCGCTGGCCGCCACCGCGGTCACCCTGCTGGTGTCCATCCCCGGGGCGTACGCGGTGAGCCGCATGCGCTTCGTCGGCCGCCGCCACGTGCACTTCCTGTTCCTCGCCGTCTACCTGTTCCCGTCGATCCTGCTGGCGATCCCGCTGTTCGTCCTGTTCACGCGCCTCGGGCTGCGCGGCTCGCTGGGCGGGCTGACGCTGGTGTACATCGCGCAGACCGTGCCGGTCTCGATCTACATGCTGCGCAACTACCTGTCCACGATCCCGGAGAGCCTGGAGGAGGCCGCCGCGCTCGACGGGTACAGCCGGCTCCAGACGCTGCGCAAGGTCGTGCTGCCGCTGGCCGCTCCGGCCGTGATGGCGAACGCGCTCTACGTCTTCATGATCGCCTGGAACGAATTCCTGTTCGCCCTGCTCTTCCTGGTCGAGGACCGCGCCGACTGGACAGTCTCGCTGGGCCTGGCGCAGCTCTCCGGCGGGATCGAGGTGAGCAAGACCGTGCTGATGGCCGGTTCCGTCGTCCTCACCCTGCCGATTGTGATCATCTTCTTCGCGGCCGAGCGCCTCCTCACCGAGGGGCTGACGGCCGGCGCGGACAAGGGGTGA
- a CDS encoding sugar ABC transporter substrate-binding protein, with translation MRKSLVALAAAGLLASGMLTACDDGADPGDNGDNGAATTPGKTSGKGGIGVILPDTKSSQRWSTDDPRYLQAAFDAAKVPAQIVNAEGDKENFKRLAEGLLDDGVKVLVIANLDSGSGKAVIDNAKARGVSVIDYDRMTLNGGADYYVSFDNEQVGKLQATHLKSCLKAKKTSGTPVVAELNGSLTDNNATLFKNGYDSVLQPMYDSAQYIKGPDQFVPDWDNDEGREIFAQMLKQFPNIDGVLAANDGLGNAVIEVLKEKKLNGRVPVTGQDATVEGLQNILAGDQCMTVYKSIKKEADAAATLAIELYKGNKPVVGPKIKDPESGAYVPFLSQAPVAITVKNIKTVINDGFVTKQALCTKEYQQLCREAGIK, from the coding sequence ATGCGCAAGTCTTTGGTCGCTCTGGCCGCCGCCGGCCTCCTCGCATCCGGAATGCTCACGGCATGTGATGACGGCGCCGACCCCGGTGACAACGGCGACAACGGCGCGGCGACCACCCCGGGCAAGACGTCCGGCAAGGGCGGTATCGGTGTGATCCTGCCGGACACCAAGAGCTCGCAGCGGTGGAGCACCGACGACCCGCGGTACCTGCAGGCGGCGTTCGACGCGGCCAAGGTGCCGGCCCAGATCGTCAACGCCGAGGGCGACAAGGAGAACTTCAAGCGCCTCGCCGAGGGCCTGCTGGACGACGGCGTCAAGGTGCTGGTCATCGCGAACCTGGACTCGGGCAGCGGCAAGGCGGTGATCGACAACGCGAAGGCGCGGGGGGTGTCGGTCATCGACTACGACCGGATGACCCTCAACGGCGGCGCCGACTACTACGTCAGCTTCGACAACGAGCAGGTCGGCAAGCTGCAGGCCACGCACCTGAAGTCGTGCCTGAAGGCGAAGAAGACGAGCGGCACCCCGGTCGTCGCCGAGCTCAACGGGTCGCTGACGGACAACAACGCCACCCTGTTCAAGAACGGCTACGACAGCGTCCTGCAGCCGATGTACGACAGCGCGCAGTACATCAAGGGCCCGGACCAGTTCGTCCCGGACTGGGACAACGACGAGGGCCGCGAGATCTTCGCCCAGATGCTCAAGCAGTTCCCGAACATCGACGGCGTGCTGGCCGCCAACGACGGGCTCGGCAACGCGGTCATCGAGGTGCTGAAGGAGAAGAAGCTCAACGGGCGGGTGCCGGTCACCGGCCAGGACGCCACCGTCGAGGGCCTGCAGAACATCCTCGCCGGCGACCAGTGCATGACGGTCTACAAGTCGATCAAGAAAGAGGCCGACGCGGCCGCGACCCTGGCCATCGAGCTCTACAAGGGCAACAAGCCGGTGGTGGGACCCAAGATCAAGGACCCGGAGTCGGGCGCTTACGTGCCGTTCCTGTCCCAGGCGCCGGTGGCGATCACCGTCAAGAACATCAAGACGGTGATCAACGACGGCTTCGTCACGAAGCAGGCGCTCTGCACCAAGGAGTACCAGCAGCTGTGCCGCGAGGCCGGGATCAAGTGA
- a CDS encoding alanyl-tRNA editing protein, with protein MTERLDWIDPTVREWDCTVMWSDPADPEAGIVLDRSAFYPGGGGQPPDHGVLLWEGVQTRIVDTRKADDLFLIPAPGDPVPAAGTTVRGALDDARRSSLMRTHSGLHILCGAVFRDFGALVTGGNMQPGEARMDFNLPEVPPGFKQTLEDAVNAEIAADRKIVARVLPREEALAIPTLVRTQDALPPLESPEIRVIDIVGLDVQADGGTHVASTAQVGRVEVVKVESKGRQNRRVRIRIAD; from the coding sequence ATGACGGAGCGTCTGGACTGGATCGACCCGACGGTACGCGAGTGGGACTGCACGGTCATGTGGTCGGATCCGGCCGACCCGGAGGCCGGAATCGTCCTGGACCGCTCGGCTTTCTACCCGGGCGGCGGAGGCCAGCCGCCCGACCACGGCGTGCTGCTCTGGGAGGGCGTGCAGACCCGGATCGTCGACACGCGCAAGGCGGACGACCTCTTCCTGATCCCCGCGCCCGGCGATCCGGTGCCCGCGGCCGGGACGACGGTGCGGGGCGCGCTCGACGACGCCCGGCGCAGCAGCCTGATGCGTACGCATTCCGGCCTGCACATCCTCTGCGGCGCCGTGTTCCGTGACTTCGGCGCGCTGGTGACCGGCGGGAACATGCAGCCCGGCGAGGCGCGGATGGACTTCAACCTGCCCGAGGTGCCGCCCGGCTTCAAGCAGACCCTGGAGGACGCGGTCAACGCGGAGATCGCCGCCGACCGCAAGATCGTCGCCCGGGTGCTGCCCCGTGAGGAGGCCCTGGCCATCCCGACGCTGGTCCGCACCCAGGACGCCCTGCCGCCGCTGGAGAGCCCGGAGATCCGCGTGATCGACATCGTCGGCCTGGACGTGCAGGCCGACGGCGGCACGCATGTCGCCTCCACCGCGCAGGTGGGCCGGGTCGAGGTCGTCAAGGTGGAGAGCAAGGGCCGGCAGAACCGCCGGGTCCGGATCAGGATCGCCGACTGA
- a CDS encoding LLM class flavin-dependent oxidoreductase has protein sequence MEFGLDTFGDVTSDTSYAQVIRNVVEQAVLADRLGIDAFGVGEHHRDDYAISSPEIVLAAIAARTERITLGTAVTVLSSDDPVRVYERFATLDAVSNGRAEIILGRGSFTESFPLFGYDLADYERLFSEKLDLMTHLLDEGPVTWAGSNRPPLKDQHVYPKTESGRLRTWIGVGGSPESVVRAARYGLPLVLAIIGGAPARFAPYVELYHRALKELGQEEQPIAVHCPGFVAATDQEAVDVLWPHARRMLDRIGRERGWPAITRDRFEADITEGAWHVGSPTTVARKIADTVQALGIDRFDLKYSHGTLPHDRLMTCVELYGTQVIPQVKEILS, from the coding sequence ATGGAATTCGGTCTCGACACGTTCGGCGACGTCACCAGCGACACCTCCTACGCCCAGGTCATCCGCAACGTGGTCGAGCAGGCCGTGCTCGCCGACCGGCTCGGGATCGACGCGTTCGGCGTCGGCGAGCACCACCGCGACGACTACGCGATCTCTTCACCGGAGATCGTGCTGGCGGCGATCGCCGCGCGCACCGAGCGGATCACCCTGGGCACCGCGGTCACGGTTCTCAGTTCCGACGATCCGGTACGCGTGTACGAGCGCTTCGCCACTCTCGACGCGGTGTCGAACGGGCGGGCTGAGATCATCCTGGGCCGCGGCTCGTTCACCGAGTCGTTCCCGCTCTTCGGCTACGACCTGGCCGACTACGAGCGGCTGTTCAGCGAGAAGCTCGACCTGATGACGCACCTGCTGGACGAGGGTCCGGTGACCTGGGCCGGCTCGAACCGCCCGCCGCTGAAGGACCAGCACGTCTACCCGAAGACCGAGTCCGGCCGGCTGCGCACCTGGATCGGGGTCGGTGGCAGCCCCGAGTCGGTGGTCCGCGCCGCCCGGTACGGCCTGCCCCTGGTCCTCGCGATCATCGGTGGCGCGCCGGCCCGGTTCGCGCCGTACGTCGAGCTCTACCACCGCGCGCTCAAGGAGCTGGGCCAGGAAGAGCAGCCGATCGCCGTACACTGCCCGGGTTTCGTGGCCGCCACCGACCAGGAGGCGGTCGACGTGCTCTGGCCGCACGCCCGGCGGATGCTGGACCGGATCGGCCGGGAGCGCGGCTGGCCGGCGATCACCCGGGACCGGTTCGAGGCGGACATCACCGAGGGCGCCTGGCACGTCGGCTCCCCCACCACGGTCGCCCGAAAGATCGCGGACACCGTGCAGGCCCTCGGCATCGACCGCTTCGACCTGAAGTACTCGCACGGGACCCTCCCGCACGACCGCCTGATGACCTGCGTCGAGCTGTACGGCACGCAGGTGATCCCCCAGGTCAAGGAGATTCTGTCCTAA
- the smpB gene encoding SsrA-binding protein SmpB, with product MPRETGIKLIASNKKARHDYAILKTYEAGLVLAGTEVKSLRLGRASLVDTFAQEHEGEIMLYGLHIAEYGFGSWTNHAPRRTRKLLLHKAEIIKILNQLGNGTGLTLVPLSLYFKDGWAKIELGVARGLKSYDKRQVMAERDAKKEIAREMGRRLKGRR from the coding sequence GTGCCCAGAGAGACCGGAATCAAGCTGATCGCCTCGAACAAGAAGGCGCGGCACGACTACGCCATCCTCAAGACGTATGAGGCGGGCCTCGTGCTGGCCGGCACCGAGGTGAAGTCGCTGCGCCTGGGCCGCGCGTCGCTGGTCGACACGTTCGCCCAGGAGCACGAGGGCGAGATCATGCTCTACGGGCTGCACATCGCGGAGTACGGGTTCGGCAGCTGGACCAACCACGCACCGCGCCGGACCCGCAAGCTGCTGCTGCACAAGGCCGAGATCATCAAGATCCTCAACCAGCTCGGCAACGGCACCGGGCTGACCCTCGTGCCGCTCTCGCTCTACTTCAAGGACGGCTGGGCCAAGATCGAACTGGGCGTGGCGCGCGGTCTCAAGTCGTATGACAAGCGCCAGGTCATGGCCGAGCGGGACGCCAAGAAGGAGATCGCCCGGGAGATGGGCCGGCGGCTGAAGGGGCGCCGCTAG